Proteins co-encoded in one Terriglobia bacterium genomic window:
- a CDS encoding DUF885 domain-containing protein translates to MRLQKSLFLFVVIAVSAFAQNPKPVADRLTAQNALFEEQYESDLRNTPERATAFGDYRYNDKLSDHSLAAISQRHKTDEDFLKRLQAIPTAGFSDQDLLSHDLLVRSLQQRIADFELKEYEMPVNQVGGIHTGLADLPLSVPFDSVKHYSVKHYEDYIARLHQIPRVFSQTTEVLRAGMKDKLMPVRFLLEKVPAQCQGIIDANPFLLPTKKYPPSISAEDQKRLTQQITDAINTDVIPAYKSFAAFISKEYAPQGRTALAITSLPDGQKRYQNDIYARTTTHMTADEIHQLGLREIERIQAEMLVIAKKAGFADLAAYRASLKTNPKYIPTSAEQILDDFRRYIAQMEPKLPGLFNLLPKSPVTVEAIPAFQAAAATHYVTGTPDGKRPGRVVVATSNFASRSLINDEAIAYHEGVPGHHMQLSVQQQLTGLPKFRLHGLFFNAYSEGWALYAEQLGKEIGFYQDPASDYGRLSSELFRAVRLVVDTGIHSKGWTRDQVVDFMRKSGAVDEPTIQSETDRYIAWPAQALSYKLGQLKFRELRDRAQKALGPKFDIRSFHDEMLNGGALPLDLLDARTNKWIAEQKSK, encoded by the coding sequence AAAAAAGCCTGTTTCTATTCGTCGTAATAGCAGTTTCTGCCTTCGCCCAAAACCCCAAACCGGTTGCTGACCGCCTGACCGCGCAGAATGCTCTCTTTGAAGAGCAATATGAATCCGATCTGCGTAATACTCCGGAGCGCGCCACAGCCTTTGGCGACTATCGCTACAATGACAAGCTCTCCGACCACTCGCTTGCGGCCATTTCCCAACGACACAAGACTGACGAAGATTTTCTAAAACGCCTTCAGGCGATTCCCACAGCCGGCTTTTCTGACCAGGACCTGCTCTCACACGATCTTCTTGTTCGCTCGCTCCAGCAGCGCATTGCCGATTTCGAGCTCAAAGAGTACGAGATGCCAGTCAACCAGGTGGGCGGCATCCATACCGGCCTTGCGGACCTTCCGCTTTCTGTCCCGTTCGACTCGGTCAAGCATTACTCGGTCAAGCATTACGAAGACTACATCGCCCGCCTTCACCAGATTCCTCGCGTCTTCAGCCAGACCACTGAAGTCCTTCGCGCCGGAATGAAGGACAAGCTAATGCCCGTGCGCTTCCTTCTTGAGAAAGTCCCAGCGCAGTGCCAGGGCATCATCGACGCTAATCCGTTTCTGCTTCCGACAAAGAAATATCCCCCGAGCATCTCCGCGGAAGACCAGAAGCGCCTAACGCAGCAAATCACTGACGCCATCAATACTGACGTGATTCCGGCGTACAAGAGTTTTGCGGCATTCATCAGCAAGGAATACGCGCCCCAGGGACGTACTGCGCTTGCCATCACCTCTCTGCCAGATGGCCAGAAACGCTATCAAAACGATATTTACGCTCGCACCACCACGCACATGACTGCGGATGAAATACACCAGCTCGGCCTGCGCGAAATCGAACGCATCCAGGCCGAGATGCTGGTAATCGCCAAAAAGGCGGGCTTCGCTGACCTCGCTGCTTATCGGGCTTCGCTCAAGACCAATCCCAAATACATTCCCACTTCCGCGGAGCAAATCCTTGACGATTTCCGCCGTTACATTGCTCAGATGGAGCCTAAACTGCCGGGGCTTTTCAACCTGCTGCCCAAATCGCCGGTCACGGTAGAAGCCATACCTGCATTCCAGGCTGCCGCCGCAACTCATTACGTAACCGGCACCCCGGACGGCAAGCGTCCCGGCCGCGTTGTTGTGGCCACATCCAATTTTGCGAGCCGCTCGCTCATCAATGACGAAGCCATTGCCTACCATGAAGGCGTCCCAGGACATCACATGCAGCTGTCCGTCCAGCAACAGCTCACTGGGCTGCCCAAGTTCCGCCTCCATGGTCTTTTCTTTAACGCTTACTCGGAAGGCTGGGCCCTCTACGCGGAGCAACTCGGCAAAGAGATCGGCTTCTATCAGGACCCTGCTTCTGACTACGGACGTCTCTCCTCTGAACTTTTCCGCGCGGTGCGTCTGGTGGTCGATACCGGGATCCATTCGAAAGGATGGACGCGCGACCAGGTCGTGGATTTCATGCGCAAGTCCGGCGCAGTGGATGAACCGACAATCCAGTCAGAGACAGACCGCTACATCGCCTGGCCGGCGCAGGCGCTTAGCTACAAACTGGGACAACTCAAATTCCGCGAATTACGCGACCGCGCACAGAAAGCCCTGGGACCCAAATTTGACATCCGCAGCTTCCATGACGAAATGCTGAACGGCGGAGCTCTGCCGCTTGATCTGCTCGACGCGCGCACGAACAAATGGATCGCGGAACAGAAATCAAAATGA